From Cucumis melo cultivar AY chromosome 1, USDA_Cmelo_AY_1.0, whole genome shotgun sequence, a single genomic window includes:
- the LOC103500403 gene encoding 40S ribosomal protein S18 translates to MSLVANEDFQHILRVLNTNVDGKQKIMFALTSIKGIGRRFANIVCKKADVDMNKRAGELTAAELDNLMVVVANPRQFKIPDWFLNRQKDYKDGKYSQVVSNALDMKLRDDLERLKKIRNHRGLRHYWGLRVRGQHTKTTGRRGKTVGVSKKR, encoded by the exons ATG TCACTGGTAGCAAACGAGGATTTTCAGCACATTCTGCGTGTGCTCAACACTAACGTCGATGGGAAGCAGAAGATTATGTTTGCTCTCACATCAATTAAAGGTATTGGAAGACGTTTTGCTAACATCGTTTGCAAGAAGGCTGATGTCGACATGAACAAGAG GGCTGGTGAACTAACTGCTGCCGAGTTGGATAATCTCATGGTGGTTGTTGCCAATCCACGACAATTTAAAATTCCCGACTGGTTTTTGAATAGGCAGAAAGACTACAAGGATGGAAAATATTCTCAAGTAGTTTCAAATGCATTGGACATGAAGTTGAGAGATGATTTGGAGCGGttgaagaagattag GAACCACCGAGGTCTAAGGCACTACTGGGGCCTCAGAGTCCGTGGTCAGCACACTAAGACCACTGGTCGACGAGGGAAAACTGTCGGTGTCTCCAAGAAGCGTTGA